In a genomic window of Melopsittacus undulatus isolate bMelUnd1 chromosome 1, bMelUnd1.mat.Z, whole genome shotgun sequence:
- the ZBTB47 gene encoding zinc finger and BTB domain-containing protein 47 isoform X1 translates to MVVQLIVEKTTDYPSAEYSLVEDVALHFTCLMDRLNEQRLFQPDLCDVDIVLVQHKSIFPAHKGVLAAYSQFFHSLFTQNKQLQRVELSLEALTSQGLQQILNFIYTSKLLVNSCNVQDVLNAAAVLQMNNIASSCQDLLDTRSLSLATDMALPAESCAGPPPYYCEIKQEVDAPHPKIYAREGNDPYSVRVEDGTGGGTLPPGPAKQYYKEEKDGGPGAVCKMEGEESEEDLDSQGSYNREQIIVEVNLNNQTLNVSKGTEGKGAASEASVMGRPDGDGRDTEEDGEEENEEGEEEEEEEEDAEVGEEEEEEHSEEEDLEDTTEEEDDDDDGEDASELKREKCGQPRRGSRASKATKPAMATRSQEVAKVEEEEEEEEEEGQRGRKRKKEQDSLGQKVKLEEKQHYPCKKCPRVFNNRWYLEKHMNVTHSRMQICDKCGKRFLLESELLLHHQTDCEKNIQCVTCGKGFKKLWSLHEHNKIVHGYAEKKFSCEICEKKFYTMAHVRKHMVAHTKDMPFTCETCGKSFKRSMSLKVHSLQHSGEKPFKCENCNERFQYKYQLRSHMSIHIGHKQFMCQWCGKDFNMKQYFDEHMKTHTGEKPYICEICGKSFTSRPNMKRHRRTHTGEKPYPCDVCGQRFRFSNMLKAHKEKCFRVSNPLASDTAVPQPATSPAPLPPGPGVSPLPLPLLHPLPQSLPPPPHLPPPPPLFPAGRVNSNNN, encoded by the exons ATGGTGGTACAG CTGATAGTCGAAAAAACGACTGACTACCCTTCAGCTGAGTACTCCCTGGTGGAGGATGTAGCCCTCCACTTCACGTGTTTGATGGACAGACTGAACGAGCAGCGCCTCTTTCAGCCGGACCTGTGCGACGTGGACATTGTGCTGGTGCAGCACAAGAGCATCTTCCCAGCGCACAAGGGGGTCCTGGCAGCCTACAGCCAGTTCTTCCACTCCCTCTTCACCCAGAACAAGCAGCTGCAGCGCGTGGAGCTCTCTCTGGAGGCTCTCACCTCACAGGGCCTGCAGCAGATCCTCAACTTCATCTACACCTCCAAGCTCCTCGTCAACTCCTGCAATGTGCAGGATGTGCTGAACGCGGCCGCCGTGTTGCAGATGAACAACAttgcctcctcctgccaggACCTCCTCGACACCCGCTCGCTCAGCCTGGCCACTGACATGGCCCTGCCTGCTGAGAGCTGCGCCGGACCCCCCCCCTACTACTGTGAGATCAAGCAGGAGGTGGATGCCCCTCATCCCAAGATCTATGCCCGGGAGGGCAATGACCCCTATTCAGTGCGGGTGGAAGATGGCACGGGTGGTGGGACACTCCCTCCTGGTCCAGCCAAGCAGTACTACAAGGAGGAGAAGGATGGTGGTCCAGGTGCTGTCTGTAAGATGGAGGGTGAGGAGTCGGAGGAGGACCTGGACAGCCAGGGCTCGTACAACCGGGAACAGATAATTGTGGAGGTGAACCTCAACAACCAGACCCTCAATGTCTCCAAGGGCACGGAGGGGAAGGGAGCTGCCAGTGAGGCATCTGTGATGGGGAGGCCTGATGGTGATGGGCGAGACAcggaggaggatggggaggaggagaatgaggaaggggaggaagaggaggaagaagaggaggatgCGGAGGTgggtgaagaggaggaggaggagcacagTGAGGAGGAAGACTTGGAGGACACGACGGAAGAAGAGGATGATGACGATGATGGTGAAGATGCGTCAGaattgaaaagggaaaagtgtGGGCAGCCCCGCAGAGGCAGCCGGGCCTCCAAAGCCACCAAACCTGCCATGGCAACCAGGTCCCAGGAGGTGGCCAaggtggaagaggaggaggaggaggaggaggaagaagggcaacgagggaggaagaggaaaaaggaacagGATAGTTTGGGCCAGAAGGTGAAGCTGGAGGAGAAACAGCACTACCCATGCAAGAAGTGCCCCCGGGTCTTCAACAACCGCTGGTACCTGGAGAAGCACATGAACGTCACGCACAGCCGCATGCAGATCTGCGACAAGTGTGGCAAGCGCTTCCTGCTTGAGAGcgagctgctgctgcaccaccAGACTGACTGCGAGAAGAACATCCAG TGTGTGACATGCGGGAAGGGGTTCAAGAAGCTCTGGTCCCTCCATGAGCACAACAAGATTGTTCACGGCTATGCCGAGAAGAAGTTCTCCTGCGAGATCTGCGAGAAGAAGTTCTACACCATGGCCCATGTGCGCAAACACATGGTTG CTCACACCAAGGACATGCCATTCACCTGTGAGACCTGTGGGAAGTCCTTCAAGCGCAGCATGTCCCTCAAGGTCCATTCACTCCAGCACTCCGGGGAAAAGCCTTTTAAATGTGAG AACTGCAATGAACGCTTCCAGTACAAGTACCAGCTGCGCTCCCACATGAGCATCCACATCGGCCACAAGCAGTTCATGTGTCAGTGGTGTGGCAAGGACTTCAACATGAAGCAGTACTTTGATGAGCACATGAAGACACACACAG GTGAGAAGCCCTACATCTGTGAGATCTGTGGGAAGAGCTTCACCAGCCGCCCCAACATGAAGCGGCATCGCCGGACCCACACGGGCGAGAAGCCGTACCCCTGTGATGTCTGTGGCCAGCGCTTCCGCTTCTCCAACATGCTGAAAGCTCACAAGGAGAAATGCTTCCGCGTCAGCAACCCCTTGGCTTCGGACACGGCCGTCCCCCAACCTGCCACCAGCCCTGCTCCGTTGCCTCCTGGCCCTGGAGTCTCCCCCCTGCCCCTGCCACTGCTCCATCCCCTTCCACAgagcctccctcctcctcctcacctaCCGCCACCCCCTCCCCTGTTTCCTGCGGGCAGGGTAAATTCAAACAACAACTAG
- the ZBTB47 gene encoding zinc finger and BTB domain-containing protein 47 isoform X3: MGSELIVEKTTDYPSAEYSLVEDVALHFTCLMDRLNEQRLFQPDLCDVDIVLVQHKSIFPAHKGVLAAYSQFFHSLFTQNKQLQRVELSLEALTSQGLQQILNFIYTSKLLVNSCNVQDVLNAAAVLQMNNIASSCQDLLDTRSLSLATDMALPAESCAGPPPYYCEIKQEVDAPHPKIYAREGNDPYSVRVEDGTGGGTLPPGPAKQYYKEEKDGGPGAVCKMEGEESEEDLDSQGSYNREQIIVEVNLNNQTLNVSKGTEGKGAASEASVMGRPDGDGRDTEEDGEEENEEGEEEEEEEEDAEVGEEEEEEHSEEEDLEDTTEEEDDDDDGEDASELKREKCGQPRRGSRASKATKPAMATRSQEVAKVEEEEEEEEEEGQRGRKRKKEQDSLGQKVKLEEKQHYPCKKCPRVFNNRWYLEKHMNVTHSRMQICDKCGKRFLLESELLLHHQTDCEKNIQCVTCGKGFKKLWSLHEHNKIVHGYAEKKFSCEICEKKFYTMAHVRKHMVAHTKDMPFTCETCGKSFKRSMSLKVHSLQHSGEKPFKCENCNERFQYKYQLRSHMSIHIGHKQFMCQWCGKDFNMKQYFDEHMKTHTGEKPYICEICGKSFTSRPNMKRHRRTHTGEKPYPCDVCGQRFRFSNMLKAHKEKCFRVSNPLASDTAVPQPATSPAPLPPGPGVSPLPLPLLHPLPQSLPPPPHLPPPPPLFPAGRVNSNNN; encoded by the exons ATGGGGAGTGAG CTGATAGTCGAAAAAACGACTGACTACCCTTCAGCTGAGTACTCCCTGGTGGAGGATGTAGCCCTCCACTTCACGTGTTTGATGGACAGACTGAACGAGCAGCGCCTCTTTCAGCCGGACCTGTGCGACGTGGACATTGTGCTGGTGCAGCACAAGAGCATCTTCCCAGCGCACAAGGGGGTCCTGGCAGCCTACAGCCAGTTCTTCCACTCCCTCTTCACCCAGAACAAGCAGCTGCAGCGCGTGGAGCTCTCTCTGGAGGCTCTCACCTCACAGGGCCTGCAGCAGATCCTCAACTTCATCTACACCTCCAAGCTCCTCGTCAACTCCTGCAATGTGCAGGATGTGCTGAACGCGGCCGCCGTGTTGCAGATGAACAACAttgcctcctcctgccaggACCTCCTCGACACCCGCTCGCTCAGCCTGGCCACTGACATGGCCCTGCCTGCTGAGAGCTGCGCCGGACCCCCCCCCTACTACTGTGAGATCAAGCAGGAGGTGGATGCCCCTCATCCCAAGATCTATGCCCGGGAGGGCAATGACCCCTATTCAGTGCGGGTGGAAGATGGCACGGGTGGTGGGACACTCCCTCCTGGTCCAGCCAAGCAGTACTACAAGGAGGAGAAGGATGGTGGTCCAGGTGCTGTCTGTAAGATGGAGGGTGAGGAGTCGGAGGAGGACCTGGACAGCCAGGGCTCGTACAACCGGGAACAGATAATTGTGGAGGTGAACCTCAACAACCAGACCCTCAATGTCTCCAAGGGCACGGAGGGGAAGGGAGCTGCCAGTGAGGCATCTGTGATGGGGAGGCCTGATGGTGATGGGCGAGACAcggaggaggatggggaggaggagaatgaggaaggggaggaagaggaggaagaagaggaggatgCGGAGGTgggtgaagaggaggaggaggagcacagTGAGGAGGAAGACTTGGAGGACACGACGGAAGAAGAGGATGATGACGATGATGGTGAAGATGCGTCAGaattgaaaagggaaaagtgtGGGCAGCCCCGCAGAGGCAGCCGGGCCTCCAAAGCCACCAAACCTGCCATGGCAACCAGGTCCCAGGAGGTGGCCAaggtggaagaggaggaggaggaggaggaggaagaagggcaacgagggaggaagaggaaaaaggaacagGATAGTTTGGGCCAGAAGGTGAAGCTGGAGGAGAAACAGCACTACCCATGCAAGAAGTGCCCCCGGGTCTTCAACAACCGCTGGTACCTGGAGAAGCACATGAACGTCACGCACAGCCGCATGCAGATCTGCGACAAGTGTGGCAAGCGCTTCCTGCTTGAGAGcgagctgctgctgcaccaccAGACTGACTGCGAGAAGAACATCCAG TGTGTGACATGCGGGAAGGGGTTCAAGAAGCTCTGGTCCCTCCATGAGCACAACAAGATTGTTCACGGCTATGCCGAGAAGAAGTTCTCCTGCGAGATCTGCGAGAAGAAGTTCTACACCATGGCCCATGTGCGCAAACACATGGTTG CTCACACCAAGGACATGCCATTCACCTGTGAGACCTGTGGGAAGTCCTTCAAGCGCAGCATGTCCCTCAAGGTCCATTCACTCCAGCACTCCGGGGAAAAGCCTTTTAAATGTGAG AACTGCAATGAACGCTTCCAGTACAAGTACCAGCTGCGCTCCCACATGAGCATCCACATCGGCCACAAGCAGTTCATGTGTCAGTGGTGTGGCAAGGACTTCAACATGAAGCAGTACTTTGATGAGCACATGAAGACACACACAG GTGAGAAGCCCTACATCTGTGAGATCTGTGGGAAGAGCTTCACCAGCCGCCCCAACATGAAGCGGCATCGCCGGACCCACACGGGCGAGAAGCCGTACCCCTGTGATGTCTGTGGCCAGCGCTTCCGCTTCTCCAACATGCTGAAAGCTCACAAGGAGAAATGCTTCCGCGTCAGCAACCCCTTGGCTTCGGACACGGCCGTCCCCCAACCTGCCACCAGCCCTGCTCCGTTGCCTCCTGGCCCTGGAGTCTCCCCCCTGCCCCTGCCACTGCTCCATCCCCTTCCACAgagcctccctcctcctcctcacctaCCGCCACCCCCTCCCCTGTTTCCTGCGGGCAGGGTAAATTCAAACAACAACTAG
- the ZBTB47 gene encoding zinc finger and BTB domain-containing protein 47 isoform X2 translates to MLIVEKTTDYPSAEYSLVEDVALHFTCLMDRLNEQRLFQPDLCDVDIVLVQHKSIFPAHKGVLAAYSQFFHSLFTQNKQLQRVELSLEALTSQGLQQILNFIYTSKLLVNSCNVQDVLNAAAVLQMNNIASSCQDLLDTRSLSLATDMALPAESCAGPPPYYCEIKQEVDAPHPKIYAREGNDPYSVRVEDGTGGGTLPPGPAKQYYKEEKDGGPGAVCKMEGEESEEDLDSQGSYNREQIIVEVNLNNQTLNVSKGTEGKGAASEASVMGRPDGDGRDTEEDGEEENEEGEEEEEEEEDAEVGEEEEEEHSEEEDLEDTTEEEDDDDDGEDASELKREKCGQPRRGSRASKATKPAMATRSQEVAKVEEEEEEEEEEGQRGRKRKKEQDSLGQKVKLEEKQHYPCKKCPRVFNNRWYLEKHMNVTHSRMQICDKCGKRFLLESELLLHHQTDCEKNIQCVTCGKGFKKLWSLHEHNKIVHGYAEKKFSCEICEKKFYTMAHVRKHMVAHTKDMPFTCETCGKSFKRSMSLKVHSLQHSGEKPFKCENCNERFQYKYQLRSHMSIHIGHKQFMCQWCGKDFNMKQYFDEHMKTHTGEKPYICEICGKSFTSRPNMKRHRRTHTGEKPYPCDVCGQRFRFSNMLKAHKEKCFRVSNPLASDTAVPQPATSPAPLPPGPGVSPLPLPLLHPLPQSLPPPPHLPPPPPLFPAGRVNSNNN, encoded by the exons ATG CTGATAGTCGAAAAAACGACTGACTACCCTTCAGCTGAGTACTCCCTGGTGGAGGATGTAGCCCTCCACTTCACGTGTTTGATGGACAGACTGAACGAGCAGCGCCTCTTTCAGCCGGACCTGTGCGACGTGGACATTGTGCTGGTGCAGCACAAGAGCATCTTCCCAGCGCACAAGGGGGTCCTGGCAGCCTACAGCCAGTTCTTCCACTCCCTCTTCACCCAGAACAAGCAGCTGCAGCGCGTGGAGCTCTCTCTGGAGGCTCTCACCTCACAGGGCCTGCAGCAGATCCTCAACTTCATCTACACCTCCAAGCTCCTCGTCAACTCCTGCAATGTGCAGGATGTGCTGAACGCGGCCGCCGTGTTGCAGATGAACAACAttgcctcctcctgccaggACCTCCTCGACACCCGCTCGCTCAGCCTGGCCACTGACATGGCCCTGCCTGCTGAGAGCTGCGCCGGACCCCCCCCCTACTACTGTGAGATCAAGCAGGAGGTGGATGCCCCTCATCCCAAGATCTATGCCCGGGAGGGCAATGACCCCTATTCAGTGCGGGTGGAAGATGGCACGGGTGGTGGGACACTCCCTCCTGGTCCAGCCAAGCAGTACTACAAGGAGGAGAAGGATGGTGGTCCAGGTGCTGTCTGTAAGATGGAGGGTGAGGAGTCGGAGGAGGACCTGGACAGCCAGGGCTCGTACAACCGGGAACAGATAATTGTGGAGGTGAACCTCAACAACCAGACCCTCAATGTCTCCAAGGGCACGGAGGGGAAGGGAGCTGCCAGTGAGGCATCTGTGATGGGGAGGCCTGATGGTGATGGGCGAGACAcggaggaggatggggaggaggagaatgaggaaggggaggaagaggaggaagaagaggaggatgCGGAGGTgggtgaagaggaggaggaggagcacagTGAGGAGGAAGACTTGGAGGACACGACGGAAGAAGAGGATGATGACGATGATGGTGAAGATGCGTCAGaattgaaaagggaaaagtgtGGGCAGCCCCGCAGAGGCAGCCGGGCCTCCAAAGCCACCAAACCTGCCATGGCAACCAGGTCCCAGGAGGTGGCCAaggtggaagaggaggaggaggaggaggaggaagaagggcaacgagggaggaagaggaaaaaggaacagGATAGTTTGGGCCAGAAGGTGAAGCTGGAGGAGAAACAGCACTACCCATGCAAGAAGTGCCCCCGGGTCTTCAACAACCGCTGGTACCTGGAGAAGCACATGAACGTCACGCACAGCCGCATGCAGATCTGCGACAAGTGTGGCAAGCGCTTCCTGCTTGAGAGcgagctgctgctgcaccaccAGACTGACTGCGAGAAGAACATCCAG TGTGTGACATGCGGGAAGGGGTTCAAGAAGCTCTGGTCCCTCCATGAGCACAACAAGATTGTTCACGGCTATGCCGAGAAGAAGTTCTCCTGCGAGATCTGCGAGAAGAAGTTCTACACCATGGCCCATGTGCGCAAACACATGGTTG CTCACACCAAGGACATGCCATTCACCTGTGAGACCTGTGGGAAGTCCTTCAAGCGCAGCATGTCCCTCAAGGTCCATTCACTCCAGCACTCCGGGGAAAAGCCTTTTAAATGTGAG AACTGCAATGAACGCTTCCAGTACAAGTACCAGCTGCGCTCCCACATGAGCATCCACATCGGCCACAAGCAGTTCATGTGTCAGTGGTGTGGCAAGGACTTCAACATGAAGCAGTACTTTGATGAGCACATGAAGACACACACAG GTGAGAAGCCCTACATCTGTGAGATCTGTGGGAAGAGCTTCACCAGCCGCCCCAACATGAAGCGGCATCGCCGGACCCACACGGGCGAGAAGCCGTACCCCTGTGATGTCTGTGGCCAGCGCTTCCGCTTCTCCAACATGCTGAAAGCTCACAAGGAGAAATGCTTCCGCGTCAGCAACCCCTTGGCTTCGGACACGGCCGTCCCCCAACCTGCCACCAGCCCTGCTCCGTTGCCTCCTGGCCCTGGAGTCTCCCCCCTGCCCCTGCCACTGCTCCATCCCCTTCCACAgagcctccctcctcctcctcacctaCCGCCACCCCCTCCCCTGTTTCCTGCGGGCAGGGTAAATTCAAACAACAACTAG